TCCCTCTCTTAATAAGTTAATTCCAACTAAAACATCAAATTCACCCAATCTTAAATCACGGATAATTTCTGATCTTTCTATTGTATCAATATCAGAATGAAGATATCTTACTCTAATACCGGCATCAGCTAAATATTCTGTTAAATCCTCTGACATTCTTTTAGTTAAAGTAGTAACTAAAACTCTTTCTCCTCTTTCATCAACTGTATAATGGATTTCTTCTAAAAGATCATCAATTTGTCCTTCAGTTGGTCTCACTTCTACTTTAGGATCAACAAGACCGGTTGGTCTTATTATTTGTTCCACCACCTGTTCACTTTTTTCTAATTCATAAGGACCGGGAGTAGCAGAAACATAAACTGCCTGAGGTACTAATTTTTCAAATTCCTCAAAATTTAAAGGACGGTTATCTAAAGCTGAAGGAAGTCGAAAACCATAATCAACCAGTTTTTCTTTACGAGAACGATCACCAGCATACATCCCTCCAATTTGAGGAATAGTCATGTGTGATTCATCAACCATAACTAAAAAATCATTATCTGGAAAATAATCTAAAAGAGTATTCGGCCTTTTACCAGGCTCTCTCCCATCTAGATGGCGGGAATAATTTTCTATACCTGAGCAATATCCCATCTGTTCCAGCATTTCCAGATCATATCTTGTTCTCTGTTCAAGTCTCTGGGCTTCCACTAATTTATTCTCTGATCTTAATTTTTTAAGCCTTTTTTCAAGTTCAGTACGAATTGTTTTTATAGCTCTCTTAGTTTTATCTTCAGGAGTTACAAAGTGACTGGCAGGATAAACTGTTATTTCATTTATATCATCTAAAATCTCACCAGTAACAGTATTTATCTGAGTAATTCTATCTATTTCATCACCAAATAATTCAACTCTAATTGCCATATCTTCATAAGCAGGAAAAATTTCTACTACATCACCATTAACTCTAAAATGACCTCGAGATAAATCAATATTATTTCTACTATACTGCATCAAAGTTAATTCCCTTAAAATCTCTTCTCTTTCTTTTATCTCTCCTACTTTTAAATGACAGGAAAGATTCATATAATCTTCTGGAGAACCAAGACCATAAATACAGGAAACACTGGCTACAATCAAAACATCTCTTCTTTCAAAAAGAGAACGGGTAGCCGAAAGTCGAAGTTTATCTATATCTTCATTTATTGAAGCATCTTTTTCTATAAAAGTATCAGTTTGAGGAACATAAGCTTCTGGCTGATAATAATCATAATAACTAACAAAATATTCTACAGCATTATTTGGAAAAAATTCTTTAAACTCACTTGTCAACTGAGCAGCCAGAGTTTTATTGTGAGCTATAACCAGGACAGGTTTATTAATTTTTTCAATAGCTGCTGCCATTGTATAAGTCTTACCTGTTCCTGTTGCACCTAATAAAGTTTGGTGTCTATATCCTTTTTTAACACCTTTTACTATCTTTTCTATTGCCTTTGGTTGATCACCTTTAGGCTCAAAAGGGGCCTTTAAATTAAATTGACCTTCTTTCATTAATAATCACCCTTTTTTACTCTAATGTCTATTATATATAATATCTAAAATACATATGTTTGTCAATTCTAAAAGGTATTTCTTCGTCTCATATCTGTTTTTTGATTCATCTAAACTCGTTCATTGCTAAATAAGGCACACTAATCCTAAGGAACATCCTGTTCCAGGATTAGCTCAGCACATCGTGTGCTGAGACCTTATTTAGCATTTCACTTCATTAAGACTCTTTTTCAAAAAACATATAAAATCCTCAGAAATACCATTTTAGAATAATCTGTAGTCCAAAAAATTCATTTAGATATTAATTATAACAGTAATTATTACTAAAAGAAAGTAATAATTTAACAGGAATTTCCCAAAAAATTATTTCTTTAAATCACATACAATAGGTAAATGATTTATTAAATTATGGGAAACTACTGTTAATTATATTTTCTATAATTGATTAACAAGAC
The Halanaerobiales bacterium DNA segment above includes these coding regions:
- the uvrB gene encoding excinuclease ABC subunit UvrB, giving the protein MKEGQFNLKAPFEPKGDQPKAIEKIVKGVKKGYRHQTLLGATGTGKTYTMAAAIEKINKPVLVIAHNKTLAAQLTSEFKEFFPNNAVEYFVSYYDYYQPEAYVPQTDTFIEKDASINEDIDKLRLSATRSLFERRDVLIVASVSCIYGLGSPEDYMNLSCHLKVGEIKEREEILRELTLMQYSRNNIDLSRGHFRVNGDVVEIFPAYEDMAIRVELFGDEIDRITQINTVTGEILDDINEITVYPASHFVTPEDKTKRAIKTIRTELEKRLKKLRSENKLVEAQRLEQRTRYDLEMLEQMGYCSGIENYSRHLDGREPGKRPNTLLDYFPDNDFLVMVDESHMTIPQIGGMYAGDRSRKEKLVDYGFRLPSALDNRPLNFEEFEKLVPQAVYVSATPGPYELEKSEQVVEQIIRPTGLVDPKVEVRPTEGQIDDLLEEIHYTVDERGERVLVTTLTKRMSEDLTEYLADAGIRVRYLHSDIDTIERSEIIRDLRLGEFDVLVGINLLREGLDLPEVSLIAILDADKEGFLRSERPLIQIIGRAARNSEGRVIMYGDKITDSMRSAIDETERRREIQQEYNEKNDIEPQTIKKPVREVVKPVEMVVSEDSGSDYRTSEDEKEELTNREINDKIIQLEDEMEEAADNLEFEVAAQIRDEIEELEEKLN